The Budorcas taxicolor isolate Tak-1 chromosome 2, Takin1.1, whole genome shotgun sequence genome window below encodes:
- the LOC128043652 gene encoding 40S ribosomal protein S23-like, protein MGKCHGLPTARKLHSHRQDQKRHDTQYKKAHLGIALKANPFGGISHAKEMVLEKVGVEVKQPNSAIRKCVRVQLIKNGKKITAFVPNGGCLNFIEENDEALVAGFGCKGHAVGAVLGVRFKAVKVANVSLLALYKGKKERPRS, encoded by the coding sequence ATGGGCAAGTGTCACGGTCTTCCTACTGCCAGGAAGCTCCATAGCCACCGACAAGACCAGAAGCGGCATGATACACAGTACAAGAAAGCTCATTTGGGCATTGCCCTGAAGGCCAACCCTTTTGGTGGCATTTCTCATGCCAAggaaatggtgctggaaaaagtAGGAGTTGAAGTCAAACAGCCAAATTCTGCCATCAGGAAGTGTGTCAGGGTTCAGCTAATCAAGAATGGCAAAAAAATCACTGCTTTTGTACCCAATGGTGGTTGCCTgaattttattgaggaaaatGATGAAGCTCTGGTTGCTGGATTTGGTTGCAAAGGTCATGCTGTTGGTGCCGTTCTTGGAGTCCGCTTTAAGGCTGTTAAAGTAGCCAATGTCTCTCTTTTGGCTTTATACAAAGGCAAGAAGGAAAGACCAAGATCATAA